GGCAGACCCTGGAAGCTGATGCGCTCGCGGGCCATGTCCAGCCAGTTGTGCAGGTGGGCGTCGTCCGGGATCAGTTCTTTGACTTTGGCGTCGGTCTTGTAGATGTCTTGCGGATCGCCCGACAGCGCAGCCCAACGGAACGGGCCGATGCCACGGCAGAACAATGGACGAATGTAAGCCGGGACAAAGCCTGGGAAATCGAAGGCGTTTTCGACGCCTTCTTCCTGAGCCATCTGACGGATGTTGTTGCCGTAATCGAAGGTCGGAATGCCCATTTTCTGGAATTCGAGCATCGCTTTGACGTGTACCGCCATCGATTGCTTGGCGGCTTTGACCACAGCGGCAGGCTCGGTCTTGGCGCGAGCGCGGTACTCGTCCCAGGTCCAGCCGGCCGGCAGGTAACCGTTGAGCGGGTCGTGGGCGCTGGTCTGGTCGGTGACCATGTCCGGGCGCACGCCGCGCTTGACCAATTCCGGAAGAATTTCTGCAGCGTTGCCGAGCAGCGCGATGGAAATCGCCTTGCCTTCCTTGGTGTATTTGTCGATGCGCGCCAAGGCGTCGTCGAGGTCAGTGGCCTGCTCGTCGACGTAACGGCTGTTGAGGCGGAAATCGATGCTGACTTGTTGGCATTCGATGTTCAGCGAGCAGGCACCGGCCAACGTCGCGGCCAGTGGCTGCGCGCCGCCCATGCCGCCCAGACCGGCGGTCAAGACCCAACGACCTTTAAGGTCATCGTTGTAGTGTTGGCGACCGGCTTCGACGAAGGTTTCGTAAGTGCCTTGGACGATGCCTTGGCTGCCGATGTAGATCCAGCTGCCGGCAGTCATTTGGCCGTACATGGCCAGGCCTTTGGCGTCGAGTTCGTTGAAGTGTTCCCAGCTCGCCCAGTGCGGCACCAGGTTGGAGTTGGCGATCAGCACGCGCGGGGCGTTGCTGTGGGTTTTGAACACGCCGACCGGTTTGCCGGATTGCACCAGCAGGGTTTCGTCGTCGTTCAGGTTGGTCAGGCTTTCGACGATCTTGTCGTAGCATTCCCAGTTGCGTGCCGCGCGGCCGATGCCACCGTAAACCACCAGTTCTTTAGGGTTCTCGGCGACTTCCGGGTCGAGGTTGTTCATCAACATGCGCAGCGGCGCTTCGGTCAGCCAGCTCTTGGCGGTCAGCGTGTTACCGCGTGCGGCACGGATTTCGACGTCACGGCGTCTGGTAAAGGTAGGCGTAGGTTTCTGGGTATTGTCAGTCACGAAAAAGACTCCTCAGCGATCAATTCAAACCAACCCTGGCAGCGGGCAAGCGAGCGGGTGCGCCTCAAGGCGCGACCAGCGAATCAGTGGACGCTGCGGAGAGTCTCAAGCGACTCATACGCATACGTCTTTACTTGTACATACAAGCATATGCAATCGAGCGGCCAACTTGCTGGAGGGGTGATCGAGAAAATTTTTTACGGGGCTGGGAGGCTTGTAGATCGGGGGTTTGGCTAAGATGAAATATTTGGCGGGGGATTTTTGCAGGGAGTGTCGGCTGTTACTTGAACGAGGTTTTGCGCCACGCTGGGGCGTTAGGTAACAAAGTGGTGCGCTTCGGGGAACAGGATGTGGCCACATTTTGTGGCGAGGGGGCTTGCCCCCGTTCGGCTGCGCAGCAGGCGCAAAATTTGAAGCGAACATCAGGGTCGGCTTCGCCGCCCAACGGGGGCAAGCCCCCTCGCCACAGAGACTTTCTAAACCGCTGGATCAACGCGCGATCAGCTCGATCACGCAGCACGGCCCGCTGGTCGAGACTTCGAGCAGACCGCTATTGCCATCCAATTGCAGGCAATCATGCCGACCGAGTTGCGAGGCGCTGGTGCCGACCTTGACCTCAAGCTCAGCGCTGACGCTGAACACCACCAGCGTCGCCGCCGAGCTGAAAAACCGCTGATCGCCGTCCAGCCATTGCAGCCGCGCGCTGTAACGTTGCGGCGCATAGATCAGGTTGAAATCGCGGATCGGCCCGCCGAGCAGAGTGCACGCGACCTGGCTCTCGCCGCTGAAGGCAAACGGGTCCAGCGGTAACAAGGCGCGGGTGTCGTGGCCGTCCACACGCAGGGTCATGCCCTCGCCTTGCAGCACGGTGATCACGCGTTGATAACCGGCGAACGTCGAAAAGCCGCCCGACTCACCAATATCCGCTATCGACAGCCGCCAGCCAAAACCGTCAAGACCGGCGCCGGCGTCGCGGGTGATTTCTTCAGTGCTGCCGCCGCCGTTTTTCCAGGGCATGCGCGGGTAATCGATGGCGCGTAAAACCTTCACTTTCATGTGCGGCTCTCTACTTGTGGAAGCGGCCTTCCAGACGATGGCGCGAACCGGGGTGGATCAACCGCGCAGCA
The window above is part of the Pseudomonas prosekii genome. Proteins encoded here:
- the hutU gene encoding urocanate hydratase produces the protein MTDNTQKPTPTFTRRRDVEIRAARGNTLTAKSWLTEAPLRMLMNNLDPEVAENPKELVVYGGIGRAARNWECYDKIVESLTNLNDDETLLVQSGKPVGVFKTHSNAPRVLIANSNLVPHWASWEHFNELDAKGLAMYGQMTAGSWIYIGSQGIVQGTYETFVEAGRQHYNDDLKGRWVLTAGLGGMGGAQPLAATLAGACSLNIECQQVSIDFRLNSRYVDEQATDLDDALARIDKYTKEGKAISIALLGNAAEILPELVKRGVRPDMVTDQTSAHDPLNGYLPAGWTWDEYRARAKTEPAAVVKAAKQSMAVHVKAMLEFQKMGIPTFDYGNNIRQMAQEEGVENAFDFPGFVPAYIRPLFCRGIGPFRWAALSGDPQDIYKTDAKVKELIPDDAHLHNWLDMARERISFQGLPARICWVGLGLRAKLGLAFNEMVRSGELSAPIVIGRDHLDSGSVASPNRETESMQDGSDAVSDWPLLNALLNTASGATWVSLHHGGGVGMGFSQHSGMVIVCDGTDEAAERIARVLHNDPATGVMRHADAGYQIAIDCAKEQGLNLPMITGK
- a CDS encoding HutD/Ves family protein; the encoded protein is MKVKVLRAIDYPRMPWKNGGGSTEEITRDAGAGLDGFGWRLSIADIGESGGFSTFAGYQRVITVLQGEGMTLRVDGHDTRALLPLDPFAFSGESQVACTLLGGPIRDFNLIYAPQRYSARLQWLDGDQRFFSSAATLVVFSVSAELEVKVGTSASQLGRHDCLQLDGNSGLLEVSTSGPCCVIELIAR